The window GTGACGGGGATCGCGGTATAGGTCAGCCCCGCCGCCTCCGCTGCCGCCCGAATGGCGGCGCCGCTCGGCTGGCCCGCCTCCTCGCCATCGGGACGGTTGTTGACGATCGCGACATAGCCGGCCGCGGCGATAGCGGGGACGTCCTCTGGCCGGATCTGCGGCGCGACGGCGATCTTCTCGTCGATGGGGCGAAGCATAAGCGGACCCTAGCGCGTACCGATCGTCATGACGAGTGGTCCGCGATCACTTTCAGGAACGCCGCCCCGTAGGCATCCAGCTTGCGCTGCCCGATCCCCGAAATCCGCCCCAAGGCGCTCGCGGACGCGGGCCGCAGCGCCGCCATCTCGCGCAGCGCGGAATCGTGGAAGATGACATAGGGCGGCACCCCCGCCTCCTTCGCCAGGTCGCGGCGGCACGCGCGCAGCGCCTCGAACAGCGGATCGTCGACCGGGTTGGCGGTCTGCGCCCCCGCCCCCTTGCGCCGCCGCTCGCGCGCGGGCGGCTCGATCAGCGGCAGCGTCGCCTCGCCCTTCAGCAGCGCGCGGGCCGCCGGGCCGAACTCCAGCCCGCCGTGCGGATTGGTGCGCAGCGCGTCCTTCAGCAGCAGCGCGCGCCCGACCGGCTTCAGCAGCCGCAGCTCCTCGCCCTCGACGATGTTCCACACCGTCAGTTGCTCGTGCCCGTTCATCAGGCTGCGCTCGGTCGACTGGCCGGTCAGCACCTGCTCGATATAGCCCGCGCCGAACATCTGCCCGGTGCGAAAGACGGCGGAGAGATATTTGCGCGCCACCTGCGTCGCGTCGATCGCGGCGGGCGGGTTCAGGCAATTGTCGCAATTGCCGCACGTCTCGGGCGGGTCCTCGCCGAAGTGCCGCAACAGGACCCTGCGGCGGCACCCCGCGGTTTCCACCAGCGCGGCAAGCGCGGTCAGCCGCTGGCGCTCGCCCGGCTGGCGCGCGGGCTCCACCTCGCCGATGCGCTGGCGCGCGCGCGCGAAATCGTCCGCGCCCCAGAACAGATGCGCCACGGCCGGATCGCCGTCGCGCCCGGCGCGCCCGGTTTCCTGATAATAGGCCTCGATCGACTTCGGCAGCCCGGCGTGCGCCACGAAGCGGACGTCGGGCTTGTCGATCCCCATCCCGAACGCCACCGTGGCGCAGATCACCATGTCCTCTGACGCGACGAAGTCGCGCTGGTTGCGCGCGCGCACGCTCGCGTCCAGTCCGGCATGATAGGCGCGCACCGGCCGTCCGGTGCTGCGCCCCAGCGTCTCCGCCATCTTCTCGGTCCCCGCGCGAGAGGGGACGTAGACGATGCCGGGCCCCGGCGTGCGCGCGATCAGGTCGGCGATCTGGCGCGCCGTCTGGTCGCGCGGCTGGATGGCGTAGCGGATGTTGGGGCGGTCGAACCCCGCGACGATCATTCCCTCTTCGGGGATGCCCAGCTGCTCCAGCACGTCGCGCCGGGTATGGTCGTCCGCGGTCGCGGTCAGCGCCAGCCGCGGCACCTGCGGGAAGGCGTCCAGCAACGGGCGCAGCAGGCGGTAGTCGGGGCGGAAGTCGTGCCCCCATTCGCTGACGCAATGCGCCTCGTCGATCGCGAACAGCGCGATGCGCCCACGCTCCAGCAGGTCGCGGAAATCGGCGGTCGAGGCACGCTCCGGCGCGATGTAGAGCAGGTCCAGCTCGCCATCCAGGAACCGGCCGCGCGTCTCCGCCCTGTTCTCGTCCACGCTGGTCAGCGTCGCCGCCCGCAGCCCCACCGCGGTCGCGGCGCGCAGCTGGTCGTGCATCAGCGCGATCAGCGGGCTGACGACGACGCACGTCCCCTCCAGCATGGCGGAGGGCAGCTGATAGCAGAGCGACTTGCCCGCGCCGGTCGGCATGACCGCCAGCGTCCGCTGCCCGGCGAGCACGCGCGTGACGACATCCTCCTGCACGCCGCGGAAGGCGGGAAAACCGAAGATGCGGTGGAGTGTTGCGACCGGGTCGGCGACCATCGCGGCTCATCTAGGGCGCGGGATCGCCGGTGGCAACGGAACGCACGGGCCGTTTCGGGCGTAGAACGACGATGATCCCCGCCCCCCGCCGCAACCTAGCGCTCTTCACCTTCGGCGCCGCGATCCTGTCCGGCTGCGGCCGCGAGGAGGACCTCCGCAAGACCGGCGTCAACACGACCGCCCCGCATCAGGTCTCCCCCGTGGCCAAGGGCGTCGACGCGCCACCGGCGGCCGATCCGGTCGCGCCGTGAGCGTCGAGCGCGTACGCGACAACCGCTCCGAGCAGGAGTTCGTGCTGGAGGTCGACGGGCATCGCGCGGTCGCCGCCTATCAGCGCGAGGGCGACACGATCGTCTTCACCCACACCGTCGTCCCGCCCGAGATCGAGGGGCGCGGCGTCGGCAGCCGCCTGATCCGCGGCGCACTCGACGCGGTGCGCGACCGCGGGCTGAAGGTGGTGCCGCAATGCACCTTCGTCCGCGCGTATATCGAGAAGCACCCGGAGACGCGCGACCTGCTGGCGTAGGTCGTCACCCCGGCCTCGAGCGGGACCTTTGCGGCCATCTCCACCGTGCTCCTGCGCAGGCAGGAGCCCAGTGTTGCCGATCCCATAAGACGTCGTTCTGCCTGTCTCCGTGCTCCTGCCTGCGCAGGAGCACGGCCGGTACGCGGCGCCGTTCCAGCCGTCTGGCGAAGCTACCGCCTCGACCCGGGGTCCCGCTTTATCCCAGCGTGTCAGAAGAAGCGGGACCCCGGATCAAGTCCGGGGTGACGAAGGATCACGGGGTTACCCGCGATCCGTCGGCGTTGAGCCCTAGGTCCTTCAGCAGCGGCGCCACCTCGGGATCCTTGCCGTAGAAGGCCCGGAACATCGGCGCATAATCCTCCGTATGCCCCTTCGACAGGATCATGTCGCGGAAGCGCTGGCCATTGGCCCGGGTCAGCCCGCCGTTCGCCTCGAACCAGGAATAGGCGTTGGCATCCAGCATCTTGGTCCATTGATAGGCGTAATAGCCCGCCGAATAGCCATTGCCCCAGATATGGAGGAAATAGCTGGAGCGGTACCGCGGCGGCACGTCCGCCACGTCGAGCCCGGAGGCCGCCAGCGCCTGCGCCTCGAACGCATCGGCGTCCTTCGGCGCCTGCCCGGCGGGCAGCGAGTGCCACGCCATGTCCAGCTGCGACGCGGCCAGCGCCTCGCCGAAGGAATAGCCGGTGTTGAACGTGGCCGCGCGCTTGATCTTGTCGACCAGCGCCTGCGGGATCGGCCGACCGCTGCGATAGTCGACCGCGTAATGCGCCAGCACCTTCGGGTCGAGCGCCCAGTGCTCGTTGAACTGCGACGGGAACTCGACGAAATCGCGCGCGGTGTTGGTGCCCGACACGCTGGGATAGGTCTGGTTCGCGAACAGCCCGTGCAGCGCATGGCCGAATTCGTGGAACATCGTCGTCACATCGTCGAAGGTGATGAGCGCGGGCTGCCCGGCGGCGGGCTTGGTGAAATTGCCGACGTTGTAGATCACCGGCTTCGTCCCCAGCAGCTTGGACTGGTTGACGAAGTTCGACATCCACGCGCCGCCGTTCTTGTTGTCGCGCTTCCAATAGTCGAAGTACATCAGCCCCAGCGGCTGGCCATTCTCCTCGAACACCTCGTAGACCATCACGTCGCTCTGCCACACCGGCAGGTCGGTGCGCTTCTTGAAGGTGATGCCGTACAGCTGGGTCGCGGCGTAGAAGACGCCGTCCTCCAGCACCTTGTCGATCTGGAAATACGGTTTCAGCTCGTCCTGGTTCAGGTCGTAGCGCGCCTTGCGCAGCTTCTCCGAATAGAAGTTCCAGTCCCACGGCTTCAGCGCGAAATCGCCGCCCTCGGCCTTCACCTGCGCCTGCAGCTCCGCCGCCTCGCGCTTCTGCTCGACCGACACCGCGCCCGCGATCCGGCGCAGGAAGCCCTGCGCGGTCTGCGGCGTCTTCGCCATCTGGTCGGCCAGCTTGTAATCGGCCCAGCTGGCGAACCCCAGCAGCTTCGCCTTCTGCGCGCGCAGGTCCGCGATCCGCAGCAGCGTGGCGCGGGTGTCGTTGGCGTCCCCCTTCTCCGCGCGGGTCCAGCTCGCCTCGAACAGCGCCTGGCGCGTGGCGCGATCGGTCAGCTGCGCCAGCGCGGGCTGCTGCGTCGTGTTCTGGAGCGACAGGACGTATTTGCCCGGCAGTCCGCGCGCCTGCGCATCGGCCGCCGCCGCGGCGATCTCCGCATCGGACAGCCCGGCGAGCTTCGCCTTGTCGTCGACCACCAGCGCGCCGGCCTTCGCCGCGGCGAGCAGGCGCTGCTTGAACGTCGTCTCCAGCGTCGACAATTGCCCGTTGACGTCGCGCAGCGCCTTCTGGTCGGTCGCCGACAGCTGCGCCCCAGCGCGCACCATCTTGTCGTAGGTCAGCGTCAGCACCATCGCCTGCTCGGGCGTCAGCCCCAGCGTGGCCTGGCGATCGTGCAGCGATTTCACCCGCGCGAAGAGCCTCGCATCCTGATTGATCGCATCGCGGTGCGCCGACTGGAGCGGCGCCAGTTCCGCCTCGGTCTTCTGGAGCACCGGGTTGGTATTGGCGCCGTTGACGCCGCTGAACGCGTTCTCGGCCCGCTCCAGCAGCTGACCCGACCGCTCCAGCGCGGCGATCGTATTGTCGAATGTCGGGGCCGCACGGTCGTTCGCGATCCGCGCCACCTCGGCGCGCTGCTCCGCCATCCCCGCCTTGATCGCCGGCAGATAGTCGGTGTCCTTGATCCGGTCGAAGGGCGGCGCCTGGTACGGCAGCGTGCTCGGCTTGGCGAAGGGGTTGCTGGCGGGCAGCGTCTGGGCGACCGCCGTCGTCGTCATCAGCGCCACGGACAGGGTGGCGGCGAACATCGAACGCATTGATACTCCTTGGTTATCGTGATGAAGCGCAGTGCACGTGGCGACACGATACGGCAAGGTGGCTGTCGTATCGCTGAATGGGGATCAAGTCCGGATGGCGGTCCACTCAGGCCACGCCCTCCTCGACCGCCGCCGCCCGCTCGGCCGCCTGCCGCAGCCACATCTCCGCATATAGCCCGCCCGCCGCCAGCAGCGCGGCGTGGGTGCCGCGCTCGACCACGCGGCCCGCCTCCAGCACGACGATCTGGTCGGCATGGACGATCGTCGACAGCCGGTGCGCGATCACGATCGTCGTCCGCCCGCGCTCGATCGCCTGAAGCGTCTCCATGATCTCGCCCTCGGTCCGGCTGTCGAGCGCGCTGGTCGCCTCGTCCAGGATCAGGATCGGGGGGTCCTTCAGCAGCGTGCGTGCGATCGCGACGCGCTGCTTCTCGCCGCCCGACAGCTTCAGCCCGCGCTCGCCGACGCGCGTCGCGTAACCGTCCGCCTGCCGCTCGATGAACCCCGCGATCGCCGCGCTGCGCGCGGCACGCTCGATCGCGGTCTGGTCCGCGCCCTCGCGCCC of the Sphingomonas adhaesiva genome contains:
- the recQ gene encoding DNA helicase RecQ; amino-acid sequence: MVADPVATLHRIFGFPAFRGVQEDVVTRVLAGQRTLAVMPTGAGKSLCYQLPSAMLEGTCVVVSPLIALMHDQLRAATAVGLRAATLTSVDENRAETRGRFLDGELDLLYIAPERASTADFRDLLERGRIALFAIDEAHCVSEWGHDFRPDYRLLRPLLDAFPQVPRLALTATADDHTRRDVLEQLGIPEEGMIVAGFDRPNIRYAIQPRDQTARQIADLIARTPGPGIVYVPSRAGTEKMAETLGRSTGRPVRAYHAGLDASVRARNQRDFVASEDMVICATVAFGMGIDKPDVRFVAHAGLPKSIEAYYQETGRAGRDGDPAVAHLFWGADDFARARQRIGEVEPARQPGERQRLTALAALVETAGCRRRVLLRHFGEDPPETCGNCDNCLNPPAAIDATQVARKYLSAVFRTGQMFGAGYIEQVLTGQSTERSLMNGHEQLTVWNIVEGEELRLLKPVGRALLLKDALRTNPHGGLEFGPAARALLKGEATLPLIEPPARERRRKGAGAQTANPVDDPLFEALRACRRDLAKEAGVPPYVIFHDSALREMAALRPASASALGRISGIGQRKLDAYGAAFLKVIADHSS
- a CDS encoding GNAT family N-acetyltransferase; the protein is MSVERVRDNRSEQEFVLEVDGHRAVAAYQREGDTIVFTHTVVPPEIEGRGVGSRLIRGALDAVRDRGLKVVPQCTFVRAYIEKHPETRDLLA
- a CDS encoding M3 family metallopeptidase codes for the protein MRSMFAATLSVALMTTTAVAQTLPASNPFAKPSTLPYQAPPFDRIKDTDYLPAIKAGMAEQRAEVARIANDRAAPTFDNTIAALERSGQLLERAENAFSGVNGANTNPVLQKTEAELAPLQSAHRDAINQDARLFARVKSLHDRQATLGLTPEQAMVLTLTYDKMVRAGAQLSATDQKALRDVNGQLSTLETTFKQRLLAAAKAGALVVDDKAKLAGLSDAEIAAAAADAQARGLPGKYVLSLQNTTQQPALAQLTDRATRQALFEASWTRAEKGDANDTRATLLRIADLRAQKAKLLGFASWADYKLADQMAKTPQTAQGFLRRIAGAVSVEQKREAAELQAQVKAEGGDFALKPWDWNFYSEKLRKARYDLNQDELKPYFQIDKVLEDGVFYAATQLYGITFKKRTDLPVWQSDVMVYEVFEENGQPLGLMYFDYWKRDNKNGGAWMSNFVNQSKLLGTKPVIYNVGNFTKPAAGQPALITFDDVTTMFHEFGHALHGLFANQTYPSVSGTNTARDFVEFPSQFNEHWALDPKVLAHYAVDYRSGRPIPQALVDKIKRAATFNTGYSFGEALAASQLDMAWHSLPAGQAPKDADAFEAQALAASGLDVADVPPRYRSSYFLHIWGNGYSAGYYAYQWTKMLDANAYSWFEANGGLTRANGQRFRDMILSKGHTEDYAPMFRAFYGKDPEVAPLLKDLGLNADGSRVTP